In a single window of the Danio aesculapii chromosome 20, fDanAes4.1, whole genome shotgun sequence genome:
- the moxd1l gene encoding LOW QUALITY PROTEIN: DBH-like monooxygenase protein 2 homolog (The sequence of the model RefSeq protein was modified relative to this genomic sequence to represent the inferred CDS: inserted 1 base in 1 codon), whose product MSVLSLVLLLLSVQQFWAQEDPLLPFSEHLDLKHNVQLKWGFDKIQGTILFQLSVNTSGWISFGLSPNGGMTGADIVIGGVDDKGTYFTDRHALGNSMPVVDQKQNYKLLSLNESDGKTVMKFQRSIESCDENDLPVTNLPMKLIYAYGETDDISYHETQRGTKEVNLLKYMPRVSLSNATYFDITVENFMLPANQTYYHCKIARAPTFDSKQHIYRIEPVITNYDLVHHLLLYRCPPMVTEPSEWECYTKIEGCMETIAVWGVGGGDFEFPEVAGLPIGGNVGDFFYRLEVHYNNVNKTEGRVDSSGLRFYYTSELRQHDAGVLMTGLAVIPSYAIPPKAKSFLTYGMCDTTYISKILKTPNDLQVFSVMMHTHLAGRKVRVGHFREEKQIDLLAVDENYNFEFQQVTNLGKTRTVKLGDKLLVECTYNTEKRNTLTQGGLSTSDEMCLAYLFYYPAMNLSSCVSLPHFSSLQSEMGAGDTEAWLNIMNTKAWNDSSINEYQQTLKKINQIVIVADSFNKASITNGTIPDLKVSPPEPCVRACATXNLAFISLFLCLAVLWAS is encoded by the exons ATGAGCGTTTTGTCTCTCGTCCTGCTTTTGCTTTCCGTCCAGCAGTTCTGGGCTCAGGAAGACCCTCTTCTGCCTTTCTCTGAACACCTGGACCTGAAGCACAATGTGCAGCTGAAGTGGGGATTTGATAAGATCCAGGGTACCATCTTATTCCAGCTCTCCGTCAACACCAGCGGCTGGATCAGTTTCGGCTTGAGCCCTAATGGAGGAATGACTGGAGCTGATATTGTCATTGGAGGAGTTGACGACAAAGGCACTTACTTCACG GACCGCCATGCCTTGGGAAATTCAATGCCTGTGGTAGACCAGAAACAAAACTACAAACTCTTGTCCCTAAACGAGTCTGATGGGAAAACGGTCATGAAATTTCAGCGGTCCATTGAATCCTGTGATGAAAATGATTTACCCGTCACC AATCTTCCCATGAAGCTGATTTACGCATATGGAGAGACTGATGACATCTCATACCATGAGACCCAAAGGGGCACAAAGGAGGTGAACCTGTTGAAGTACATGCCTCGCGTCAGCCTTTCAAACGCCACATATTTTGACATAACTGTGGAAAAT TTCATGCTACCAGCCAACCAAACCTACTACCACTGCAAAATTGCAAGAGCGCCTACATTCGACAGCAAACAGCACATTTATCGG ATTGAGCCGGTAATCACCAACTATGACCTGGTGCATCATCTGCTGCTATACCGCTGCCCGCCAATGGTGACGGAGCCATCGGAGTGGGAGTGTTACACGAAAATTGAAGGGTGTATGGAGACCATTGCAGTGTGGGGAGTTGGCGGAGGG GATTTTGAATTCCCTGAAGTGGCAGGACTTCCGATAGGAGGAAATGTTGGCGATTTTTTCTACAGGCTTGAGGTGCATTACAACAATGTTAATAAAACTGAAG GTCGAGTTGATAGCTCAGGTCTGCGATTCTATTATACGTCTGAACTTCGTCAACATGATGCGGGTGTTTTGATGACGGGGTTAGCAGTGATTCCTTCATACGCCATTCCTCCCAAAGCCAAGTCTTTCCTCACATATGGGATGTGTGACACTACTTATATTTCCaag ATACTGAAGACACCAAATGATCTTCAGGTGTTTTCTGTGATGATGCACACACACTTAGCAGGACGCAAAGTGCGAGTCGGACACTTCAG AGAAGAAAAACAGATTGATCTTCTAGCTGTGGATGAAAACTACAATTTTGAATTCCAGCAAGTGACAAACTTGGGCAAAACTAGGACAGTGAAGTTG GGTGACAAACTGCTAGTGGAGTGCACTTACAATACTGAAAAGCGCAACACACTCACACAG GGAGGTCTGTCGACATCAGACGAGATGTGTTTGGCTTACCTCTTCTATTATCCAGCTATGAATCTGAGCAGTTGTGTGAGCTTACCTCATTTCTCATCTTTACAGTCTGAAATGGGAGCAGGAGATACAGA AGCCTGGCTAAATATAATGAACACGAAAGCTTGGAATGACAGCTCTATCAATGAATACCAACAAACACTGAAGAAAATCAACCAGATAGTCATAGTCGCGGATTCATTT AATAAAGCATCAATCACCAATGGGACGATTCCTGATCTCAAAGTCAGCCCTCCCGAGCCCTGCGTGAGAGCCTGCGCCA AAAACCTGGCTTTTATATCACTGTTCTTGTGTTTGGCAGTGCTGTGGGCATCATGA